One window from the genome of Drosophila albomicans strain 15112-1751.03 chromosome 2L, ASM965048v2, whole genome shotgun sequence encodes:
- the LOC117565864 gene encoding tubulin monoglutamylase TTLL4 isoform X2 — translation MFMYTASEVYGKDLEMRHNSQAKNLTNNNNGISSNTSNLNDQQVPFCNVDNAVNYYKNVNLIGSTWSMKGSSRSSNASPSKCGRQICRQPPGYSAVPSSELLQYSNSYAMSYAPQRVSGASTGGNNNHHAYQQMRQSVDYYSGTPPHKVHQHSHSNSAHANQEIKYSSPLSLEKDKLKRQIRIRSTSEFLDGGLIYSHNRKPTTLETSWSSVIPERPLRFHSTDQHYEHYFSYFYNRGGRDQLPKNHPPHTSHSVCNYKPQMSLLHEPSSKRSSNASRRNNIPNDNNQNVEYDSYILKENNELPFGYNDSNWNDSPENDCPEKCVSKANDDDYISNNDAYDSKEINVEQFDPTLLSHRRFVQHSEINELNTTGDSLTVNNNISQAKKTQKVTISPHIAPRLPLTPKRIRGGQATVKKILPTVHRVLLYNSQSPRLARKHQYQSSNSRNQNVKPQHPKGHSHGQCQAQGDDDHITKYILDDSEEKANEYPEVDFDNDDDLDNISNFDESDTVSVSSDTEDGYRAHAYKMAHSGERLSSSPKNSKTLLFSQTSDEDLCNPKSVLVPSLFPFVPPYLSFSSNTQKGPDVPADLHRVLKWRVTNIMPKVVRLILANSGMRMLKKTNDWMGVWGKHLKSPCFKTIRSYQKINHLPGSFRIGRKDSCWKNLQRQMKKHSNREFGFMPRTYVIPNDLCALRKRWPKYAQRNTKWIIKPPASARGAGIRVVNRWGQIPKRRPLIVQKYIERPLLINGSKFDLRLYVLVTSVNPLRVFMYHNGLARFASVKYSAKIDTLNDRCMHLTNYSINKFSSNYSKNEDVNACHGHKWTIKSLWNYLANRGVRTDGLWEALRSLVLRTILAGENGINSMIRANVESKYSCFELFGFDVILDSDLVPWLLEVNISPSLHSELPLDAHVKAPLVQGVLNTALYNIPPKLTQEKQKELAAEFSFPPGTQMCYDKRLYINYLSRDEKVKHNNFTRKTMENREDYVNAILQKLTPDDVRCLIVAEDELARCAPLERIFPTDQTHKYLKYNDTPRYYNRLLDAWESRYANNRTEGIALLRDYCQAKYHLQVPVPPAKKDYFIKLMRWILK, via the exons ATGTTCATGTACACCGCCTCTGAAGTGTATGGAAAAGATCTTGAAATGCGCCACAACAGTCAGGCAAAAAATTTAacgaataacaacaatggGATTAGTAGCAACACCAGCAACCTTAATGATCAGCAAGTACCATTTTGTAATGTTGATAATGCCGTTAACTATTATAAGAATGTAAACCTAATTGGATCAACATGGAGTATGAAGGGTTCAAGTCGTTCATCTAATGCAAGTCCATCGAAATGTGGCAGGCAAATATGTAGGCAACCGCCCGGCTATTCAGCAGTACCTTCCTCCGAACTATTGCAATACTCAAATTCATACGCCATGTCATATGCACCTCAAAGGGTTTCGGGTGCATCAACAGGGGGAAACAACAACCATCATGCATACCAACAGATGAGGCAATCAGTTGACTATTATAGTGGTACGCCACCGCACAAAGTTCACCAGCACTCGCATAGTAATAGTGCACACGCCAACCAGGAAATCAAATATTCTTCCCCGCTTTCGTTGGAGAAAGATAAACTAAAACGACAAATAAGAATTCGAAGTACATCTGAATTTTTGGATGGGGGTTTAATCTATTCGCATAACCGCAAACCAACTACACTGGAGACGTCATGGAGTTCTGTAAT tcCGGAGCGGCCATTGCGTTTTCATTCAACAGATCAGCACTACGaacattatttttcatatttttacaatCGCGGTGGACGAGATCAGTTACCGAAGAACCACCCACCGCATACCTCGCACTCGGTGTGCAATTACAAACCTCAAATGAGCTTATTACATGAACCGTCGAGTAAACGCTCGTCAAATGCTAGTCGCAGAAATAATATACCCAATGATAATAACCAAAATGTAGAATATGATAGTTATATATTGAAAGAAAATAACGAGTTGCCGTTTGGGTATAATGACAGCAATTGGAACGATTCACCGGAGAATGATTGCCCAGAAAAATGTGTATCGAAAGCTAACGATGATGATTATATTTCTAATAACGATGCATACGATTCGAAAGAAATCAATGTTGAACAATTCGATCCAACTTTACTATCCCATCGTCGATTCGTCCAGCATAGCGAAATCAATGAACTGAACACAACTGGAGACTCTTTAACagtgaataataatataagtcAAGCTAAGAAAACGCAAAAAGTTACCATATCCCCTCATATCGCTCCACGATTACCATTGACGCCAAAAAGAATCCGGGGAGGCCAAGCAACTGTCAAAAAGATACTGCCTACTGTGCATAGAGTTTTATTGTATAACAGTCAAAGTCCCCGATTGGCACGTAAGCATCAATATCAATCGAGTAATTCACGCAATCAAAACGTAAAACCACAACATCCTAAAGGTCACAGTCATGGTCAATGTCAGGCCCAAGGAGATGATGATcatataactaaatatattctGGATGATTCTGAAGAGAAAGCCAACGAATACCCCGAGGTTGATTTTGACAATGATGACGATCTAGACAATA TATCAAATTTTGATGAGAGCGACACAGTTAGTGTTAGTTCTGATACAGAAGATGGATATCGAGCTCATGCGTATAAAATGGCTCATTCAGGAGAACGGTTATCGTCGTCACCGAAGAACTCAAAAACTTTGCTGTTTTCTCAGACTTCTgatgaagatttatgtaatccGAAATCAGTATTAGTACCAAGTCTTTTTCCCTTCGTTCCGCCCTATCTATCCTTTTCATCGAACACTCAAAAAGGACCTGATGTGCCAGCTGACTTACACAGAGTATTGAAATGGCGGGTGACAAACATTATGCCTAAGGTTGTTCGCTTGATCTTGGCCAATAGTGGGATGCGTATGCTCAAAA AAACGAACGACTGGATGGGGGTTTGGGGCAAGCATTTAAAATCACCATGTTTTAAAACGATTCGCTCATATCAAAAGATAAATCATTTACCTGGGTCCTTCCGAATTGGACGCAAAGATTCGTGCTGGAAGAATCTTCAGAGGCAAATGAAGAAGCACAGTAACAGGGAGTTTGGCTTCATGCCACGCACCTATGTCATACCAAATGATTTGTGTGCATTGCGGAAACGTTGGCCAAAATATGCTCAACGTAATACAAAGTGGATTATTAAGCCCCCCGCTAGTGCTCGGGGAGCTGGGATACGCGTAGTTAATCGATGGGGTCAAATACCTAAAAGGCGGCCTTTAATTGTGCAGAA ATATATCGAACGTCCTTTGCTAATAAATGGAAGCAAATTCGACTTACGTCTATACGTACTTGTAACATCTGTAAATCCCTTGAGAGTCTTCATGTATCACAATGGTTTGGCAAGATTCGCGTCAG TGAAATATAGCGCCAAGATTGATACATTGAACGATCGATGCATGCATTTGACGAACTATAGCATTAACAAATTTTCGTCAAACTACTCAAAGAATGAGGATGTTAATGCTTGTCATGGTCACAAGTGGACAATTAAGTCGCTATGGAATTATTTGGCCAATCGTGGAGTCCGCACAGACGGCCTCTGGGAGGCGCTAAGGAGTCTAGTGTTACGCACAATTTTAGCTGGTGAAAATGGCATAAATAGCATGATACGAGCAAACGTGGAGTCCAAATACAGttgttttgaattatttgGATTTGATGTGATCTTAGACTCGGATCTTGTACCATGGTTATTGGAGGTCAACATTTCACCCAGCTTGCACTCAGAACTGCCGCTTGATGCTCATGTTAAGGCACCCCTGGTTCAGGGCGTTCTTAACACAGCTTTGTATAAT atACCACCAAAACTGACTcaggaaaaacaaaaggagCTTGCCGCCGAGTTTTCATTTCCACCTGGAACACAAATGTGCTATGATAAAcgtctatatataaattatttatcgCGCGATGAAAAGGTCAAACATAATAATTTTACACGTAAAACAATGGAAAACCGCGAAGAT TATGTTAATGCAATTCTGCAAAAACTAACACCTGACGATGTGCGCTGTCTTATTGTGGCTGAGGATGAGCTGGCACGATGCGCTCCTCTTGAGCGCATATTTCCCACAGATCAAACCCACAAATATCTAAAATACAACGACACTCCTCGTTATTACAATCGATTGTTAGATGCCTGGGAATCACGCTATGCAAATAACCGTACCGAAGGGATAGCACTTCTTCGCGATTATTGCCAAGCCAAATACCATTTACAGGTTCCAGTGCCACCTGCCAAAAAG GACTACTTCATCAAATTGATGAGATGGATTTTAAAGTGA
- the LOC117565864 gene encoding tubulin monoglutamylase TTLL4 isoform X3 yields the protein MFMYTASEVYGKDLEMRHNSQAKNLTNNNNGISSNTSNLNDQQVPFCNVDNAVNYYKNVNLIGSTWSMKGSSRSSNASPSKCGRQICRQPPGYSAVPSSELLQYSNSYAMSYAPQRVSGASTGGNNNHHAYQQMRQSVDYYSGTPPHKVHQHSHSNSAHANQEIKYSSPLSLEKDKLKRQIRIRSTSEFLDGGLIYSHNRKPTTLETSWSSVIPERPLRFHSTDQHYEHYFSYFYNRGGRDQLPKNHPPHTSHSVCNYKPQMSLLHEPSSKRSSNASRRNNIPNDNNQNVEYDSYILKENNELPFGYNDSNWNDSPENDCPEKCVSKANDDDYISNNDAYDSKEINVEQFDPTLLSHRRFVQHSEINELNTTGDSLTVNNNISQAKKTQKVTISPHIAPRLPLTPKRIRGGQATVKKILPTVHRVLLYNSQSPRLARHSHGQCQAQGDDDHITKYILDDSEEKANEYPEVDFDNDDDLDNISNFDESDTVSVSSDTEDGYRAHAYKMAHSGERLSSSPKNSKTLLFSQTSDEDLCNPKSVLVPSLFPFVPPYLSFSSNTQKGPDVPADLHRVLKWRVTNIMPKVVRLILANSGMRMLKKTNDWMGVWGKHLKSPCFKTIRSYQKINHLPGSFRIGRKDSCWKNLQRQMKKHSNREFGFMPRTYVIPNDLCALRKRWPKYAQRNTKWIIKPPASARGAGIRVVNRWGQIPKRRPLIVQKYIERPLLINGSKFDLRLYVLVTSVNPLRVFMYHNGLARFASVKYSAKIDTLNDRCMHLTNYSINKFSSNYSKNEDVNACHGHKWTIKSLWNYLANRGVRTDGLWEALRSLVLRTILAGENGINSMIRANVESKYSCFELFGFDVILDSDLVPWLLEVNISPSLHSELPLDAHVKAPLVQGVLNTALYNIPPKLTQEKQKELAAEFSFPPGTQMCYDKRLYINYLSRDEKVKHNNFTRKTMENREDYVNAILQKLTPDDVRCLIVAEDELARCAPLERIFPTDQTHKYLKYNDTPRYYNRLLDAWESRYANNRTEGIALLRDYCQAKYHLQVPVPPAKKDLNDNPEENTLLKLENGPIANSHS from the exons ATGTTCATGTACACCGCCTCTGAAGTGTATGGAAAAGATCTTGAAATGCGCCACAACAGTCAGGCAAAAAATTTAacgaataacaacaatggGATTAGTAGCAACACCAGCAACCTTAATGATCAGCAAGTACCATTTTGTAATGTTGATAATGCCGTTAACTATTATAAGAATGTAAACCTAATTGGATCAACATGGAGTATGAAGGGTTCAAGTCGTTCATCTAATGCAAGTCCATCGAAATGTGGCAGGCAAATATGTAGGCAACCGCCCGGCTATTCAGCAGTACCTTCCTCCGAACTATTGCAATACTCAAATTCATACGCCATGTCATATGCACCTCAAAGGGTTTCGGGTGCATCAACAGGGGGAAACAACAACCATCATGCATACCAACAGATGAGGCAATCAGTTGACTATTATAGTGGTACGCCACCGCACAAAGTTCACCAGCACTCGCATAGTAATAGTGCACACGCCAACCAGGAAATCAAATATTCTTCCCCGCTTTCGTTGGAGAAAGATAAACTAAAACGACAAATAAGAATTCGAAGTACATCTGAATTTTTGGATGGGGGTTTAATCTATTCGCATAACCGCAAACCAACTACACTGGAGACGTCATGGAGTTCTGTAAT tcCGGAGCGGCCATTGCGTTTTCATTCAACAGATCAGCACTACGaacattatttttcatatttttacaatCGCGGTGGACGAGATCAGTTACCGAAGAACCACCCACCGCATACCTCGCACTCGGTGTGCAATTACAAACCTCAAATGAGCTTATTACATGAACCGTCGAGTAAACGCTCGTCAAATGCTAGTCGCAGAAATAATATACCCAATGATAATAACCAAAATGTAGAATATGATAGTTATATATTGAAAGAAAATAACGAGTTGCCGTTTGGGTATAATGACAGCAATTGGAACGATTCACCGGAGAATGATTGCCCAGAAAAATGTGTATCGAAAGCTAACGATGATGATTATATTTCTAATAACGATGCATACGATTCGAAAGAAATCAATGTTGAACAATTCGATCCAACTTTACTATCCCATCGTCGATTCGTCCAGCATAGCGAAATCAATGAACTGAACACAACTGGAGACTCTTTAACagtgaataataatataagtcAAGCTAAGAAAACGCAAAAAGTTACCATATCCCCTCATATCGCTCCACGATTACCATTGACGCCAAAAAGAATCCGGGGAGGCCAAGCAACTGTCAAAAAGATACTGCCTACTGTGCATAGAGTTTTATTGTATAACAGTCAAAGTCCCCGATTGGCAC GTCACAGTCATGGTCAATGTCAGGCCCAAGGAGATGATGATcatataactaaatatattctGGATGATTCTGAAGAGAAAGCCAACGAATACCCCGAGGTTGATTTTGACAATGATGACGATCTAGACAATA TATCAAATTTTGATGAGAGCGACACAGTTAGTGTTAGTTCTGATACAGAAGATGGATATCGAGCTCATGCGTATAAAATGGCTCATTCAGGAGAACGGTTATCGTCGTCACCGAAGAACTCAAAAACTTTGCTGTTTTCTCAGACTTCTgatgaagatttatgtaatccGAAATCAGTATTAGTACCAAGTCTTTTTCCCTTCGTTCCGCCCTATCTATCCTTTTCATCGAACACTCAAAAAGGACCTGATGTGCCAGCTGACTTACACAGAGTATTGAAATGGCGGGTGACAAACATTATGCCTAAGGTTGTTCGCTTGATCTTGGCCAATAGTGGGATGCGTATGCTCAAAA AAACGAACGACTGGATGGGGGTTTGGGGCAAGCATTTAAAATCACCATGTTTTAAAACGATTCGCTCATATCAAAAGATAAATCATTTACCTGGGTCCTTCCGAATTGGACGCAAAGATTCGTGCTGGAAGAATCTTCAGAGGCAAATGAAGAAGCACAGTAACAGGGAGTTTGGCTTCATGCCACGCACCTATGTCATACCAAATGATTTGTGTGCATTGCGGAAACGTTGGCCAAAATATGCTCAACGTAATACAAAGTGGATTATTAAGCCCCCCGCTAGTGCTCGGGGAGCTGGGATACGCGTAGTTAATCGATGGGGTCAAATACCTAAAAGGCGGCCTTTAATTGTGCAGAA ATATATCGAACGTCCTTTGCTAATAAATGGAAGCAAATTCGACTTACGTCTATACGTACTTGTAACATCTGTAAATCCCTTGAGAGTCTTCATGTATCACAATGGTTTGGCAAGATTCGCGTCAG TGAAATATAGCGCCAAGATTGATACATTGAACGATCGATGCATGCATTTGACGAACTATAGCATTAACAAATTTTCGTCAAACTACTCAAAGAATGAGGATGTTAATGCTTGTCATGGTCACAAGTGGACAATTAAGTCGCTATGGAATTATTTGGCCAATCGTGGAGTCCGCACAGACGGCCTCTGGGAGGCGCTAAGGAGTCTAGTGTTACGCACAATTTTAGCTGGTGAAAATGGCATAAATAGCATGATACGAGCAAACGTGGAGTCCAAATACAGttgttttgaattatttgGATTTGATGTGATCTTAGACTCGGATCTTGTACCATGGTTATTGGAGGTCAACATTTCACCCAGCTTGCACTCAGAACTGCCGCTTGATGCTCATGTTAAGGCACCCCTGGTTCAGGGCGTTCTTAACACAGCTTTGTATAAT atACCACCAAAACTGACTcaggaaaaacaaaaggagCTTGCCGCCGAGTTTTCATTTCCACCTGGAACACAAATGTGCTATGATAAAcgtctatatataaattatttatcgCGCGATGAAAAGGTCAAACATAATAATTTTACACGTAAAACAATGGAAAACCGCGAAGAT TATGTTAATGCAATTCTGCAAAAACTAACACCTGACGATGTGCGCTGTCTTATTGTGGCTGAGGATGAGCTGGCACGATGCGCTCCTCTTGAGCGCATATTTCCCACAGATCAAACCCACAAATATCTAAAATACAACGACACTCCTCGTTATTACAATCGATTGTTAGATGCCTGGGAATCACGCTATGCAAATAACCGTACCGAAGGGATAGCACTTCTTCGCGATTATTGCCAAGCCAAATACCATTTACAGGTTCCAGTGCCACCTGCCAAAAAG gaCTTGAACGATAACCCCGAAGAGAACACACTTCTGAAGCTAGAAAATGGACCCATTGCAAACTCACATTCATAA
- the LOC117565864 gene encoding tubulin monoglutamylase TTLL4 isoform X1: protein MFMYTASEVYGKDLEMRHNSQAKNLTNNNNGISSNTSNLNDQQVPFCNVDNAVNYYKNVNLIGSTWSMKGSSRSSNASPSKCGRQICRQPPGYSAVPSSELLQYSNSYAMSYAPQRVSGASTGGNNNHHAYQQMRQSVDYYSGTPPHKVHQHSHSNSAHANQEIKYSSPLSLEKDKLKRQIRIRSTSEFLDGGLIYSHNRKPTTLETSWSSVIPERPLRFHSTDQHYEHYFSYFYNRGGRDQLPKNHPPHTSHSVCNYKPQMSLLHEPSSKRSSNASRRNNIPNDNNQNVEYDSYILKENNELPFGYNDSNWNDSPENDCPEKCVSKANDDDYISNNDAYDSKEINVEQFDPTLLSHRRFVQHSEINELNTTGDSLTVNNNISQAKKTQKVTISPHIAPRLPLTPKRIRGGQATVKKILPTVHRVLLYNSQSPRLARKHQYQSSNSRNQNVKPQHPKGHSHGQCQAQGDDDHITKYILDDSEEKANEYPEVDFDNDDDLDNISNFDESDTVSVSSDTEDGYRAHAYKMAHSGERLSSSPKNSKTLLFSQTSDEDLCNPKSVLVPSLFPFVPPYLSFSSNTQKGPDVPADLHRVLKWRVTNIMPKVVRLILANSGMRMLKKTNDWMGVWGKHLKSPCFKTIRSYQKINHLPGSFRIGRKDSCWKNLQRQMKKHSNREFGFMPRTYVIPNDLCALRKRWPKYAQRNTKWIIKPPASARGAGIRVVNRWGQIPKRRPLIVQKYIERPLLINGSKFDLRLYVLVTSVNPLRVFMYHNGLARFASVKYSAKIDTLNDRCMHLTNYSINKFSSNYSKNEDVNACHGHKWTIKSLWNYLANRGVRTDGLWEALRSLVLRTILAGENGINSMIRANVESKYSCFELFGFDVILDSDLVPWLLEVNISPSLHSELPLDAHVKAPLVQGVLNTALYNIPPKLTQEKQKELAAEFSFPPGTQMCYDKRLYINYLSRDEKVKHNNFTRKTMENREDYVNAILQKLTPDDVRCLIVAEDELARCAPLERIFPTDQTHKYLKYNDTPRYYNRLLDAWESRYANNRTEGIALLRDYCQAKYHLQVPVPPAKKDLNDNPEENTLLKLENGPIANSHS, encoded by the exons ATGTTCATGTACACCGCCTCTGAAGTGTATGGAAAAGATCTTGAAATGCGCCACAACAGTCAGGCAAAAAATTTAacgaataacaacaatggGATTAGTAGCAACACCAGCAACCTTAATGATCAGCAAGTACCATTTTGTAATGTTGATAATGCCGTTAACTATTATAAGAATGTAAACCTAATTGGATCAACATGGAGTATGAAGGGTTCAAGTCGTTCATCTAATGCAAGTCCATCGAAATGTGGCAGGCAAATATGTAGGCAACCGCCCGGCTATTCAGCAGTACCTTCCTCCGAACTATTGCAATACTCAAATTCATACGCCATGTCATATGCACCTCAAAGGGTTTCGGGTGCATCAACAGGGGGAAACAACAACCATCATGCATACCAACAGATGAGGCAATCAGTTGACTATTATAGTGGTACGCCACCGCACAAAGTTCACCAGCACTCGCATAGTAATAGTGCACACGCCAACCAGGAAATCAAATATTCTTCCCCGCTTTCGTTGGAGAAAGATAAACTAAAACGACAAATAAGAATTCGAAGTACATCTGAATTTTTGGATGGGGGTTTAATCTATTCGCATAACCGCAAACCAACTACACTGGAGACGTCATGGAGTTCTGTAAT tcCGGAGCGGCCATTGCGTTTTCATTCAACAGATCAGCACTACGaacattatttttcatatttttacaatCGCGGTGGACGAGATCAGTTACCGAAGAACCACCCACCGCATACCTCGCACTCGGTGTGCAATTACAAACCTCAAATGAGCTTATTACATGAACCGTCGAGTAAACGCTCGTCAAATGCTAGTCGCAGAAATAATATACCCAATGATAATAACCAAAATGTAGAATATGATAGTTATATATTGAAAGAAAATAACGAGTTGCCGTTTGGGTATAATGACAGCAATTGGAACGATTCACCGGAGAATGATTGCCCAGAAAAATGTGTATCGAAAGCTAACGATGATGATTATATTTCTAATAACGATGCATACGATTCGAAAGAAATCAATGTTGAACAATTCGATCCAACTTTACTATCCCATCGTCGATTCGTCCAGCATAGCGAAATCAATGAACTGAACACAACTGGAGACTCTTTAACagtgaataataatataagtcAAGCTAAGAAAACGCAAAAAGTTACCATATCCCCTCATATCGCTCCACGATTACCATTGACGCCAAAAAGAATCCGGGGAGGCCAAGCAACTGTCAAAAAGATACTGCCTACTGTGCATAGAGTTTTATTGTATAACAGTCAAAGTCCCCGATTGGCACGTAAGCATCAATATCAATCGAGTAATTCACGCAATCAAAACGTAAAACCACAACATCCTAAAGGTCACAGTCATGGTCAATGTCAGGCCCAAGGAGATGATGATcatataactaaatatattctGGATGATTCTGAAGAGAAAGCCAACGAATACCCCGAGGTTGATTTTGACAATGATGACGATCTAGACAATA TATCAAATTTTGATGAGAGCGACACAGTTAGTGTTAGTTCTGATACAGAAGATGGATATCGAGCTCATGCGTATAAAATGGCTCATTCAGGAGAACGGTTATCGTCGTCACCGAAGAACTCAAAAACTTTGCTGTTTTCTCAGACTTCTgatgaagatttatgtaatccGAAATCAGTATTAGTACCAAGTCTTTTTCCCTTCGTTCCGCCCTATCTATCCTTTTCATCGAACACTCAAAAAGGACCTGATGTGCCAGCTGACTTACACAGAGTATTGAAATGGCGGGTGACAAACATTATGCCTAAGGTTGTTCGCTTGATCTTGGCCAATAGTGGGATGCGTATGCTCAAAA AAACGAACGACTGGATGGGGGTTTGGGGCAAGCATTTAAAATCACCATGTTTTAAAACGATTCGCTCATATCAAAAGATAAATCATTTACCTGGGTCCTTCCGAATTGGACGCAAAGATTCGTGCTGGAAGAATCTTCAGAGGCAAATGAAGAAGCACAGTAACAGGGAGTTTGGCTTCATGCCACGCACCTATGTCATACCAAATGATTTGTGTGCATTGCGGAAACGTTGGCCAAAATATGCTCAACGTAATACAAAGTGGATTATTAAGCCCCCCGCTAGTGCTCGGGGAGCTGGGATACGCGTAGTTAATCGATGGGGTCAAATACCTAAAAGGCGGCCTTTAATTGTGCAGAA ATATATCGAACGTCCTTTGCTAATAAATGGAAGCAAATTCGACTTACGTCTATACGTACTTGTAACATCTGTAAATCCCTTGAGAGTCTTCATGTATCACAATGGTTTGGCAAGATTCGCGTCAG TGAAATATAGCGCCAAGATTGATACATTGAACGATCGATGCATGCATTTGACGAACTATAGCATTAACAAATTTTCGTCAAACTACTCAAAGAATGAGGATGTTAATGCTTGTCATGGTCACAAGTGGACAATTAAGTCGCTATGGAATTATTTGGCCAATCGTGGAGTCCGCACAGACGGCCTCTGGGAGGCGCTAAGGAGTCTAGTGTTACGCACAATTTTAGCTGGTGAAAATGGCATAAATAGCATGATACGAGCAAACGTGGAGTCCAAATACAGttgttttgaattatttgGATTTGATGTGATCTTAGACTCGGATCTTGTACCATGGTTATTGGAGGTCAACATTTCACCCAGCTTGCACTCAGAACTGCCGCTTGATGCTCATGTTAAGGCACCCCTGGTTCAGGGCGTTCTTAACACAGCTTTGTATAAT atACCACCAAAACTGACTcaggaaaaacaaaaggagCTTGCCGCCGAGTTTTCATTTCCACCTGGAACACAAATGTGCTATGATAAAcgtctatatataaattatttatcgCGCGATGAAAAGGTCAAACATAATAATTTTACACGTAAAACAATGGAAAACCGCGAAGAT TATGTTAATGCAATTCTGCAAAAACTAACACCTGACGATGTGCGCTGTCTTATTGTGGCTGAGGATGAGCTGGCACGATGCGCTCCTCTTGAGCGCATATTTCCCACAGATCAAACCCACAAATATCTAAAATACAACGACACTCCTCGTTATTACAATCGATTGTTAGATGCCTGGGAATCACGCTATGCAAATAACCGTACCGAAGGGATAGCACTTCTTCGCGATTATTGCCAAGCCAAATACCATTTACAGGTTCCAGTGCCACCTGCCAAAAAG gaCTTGAACGATAACCCCGAAGAGAACACACTTCTGAAGCTAGAAAATGGACCCATTGCAAACTCACATTCATAA